In Gemmobacter sp. 24YEA27, a genomic segment contains:
- the tuf gene encoding elongation factor Tu, whose translation MAKAKFERNKPHVNIGTIGHVDHGKTTLTAAITKYFGDFKAYDQIDGAPEERARGITISTAHVEYESESRHYAHVDCPGHADYVKNMITGAAQMDGAILVVNAADGPMPQTREHILLGRQVGIPYMVVYMNKVDQVDDPELLELVEMEIRELLSSYEYPGDDIPIIKGSALAAMNGTNPEIGETSIRELIAAVDAYIPTPERAVDQPFLMPIEDVFSISGRGTVVTGRIERGVINVGDEVEIVGIRPTSKSICTGVEMFRKLLDRGEAGDNIGALLRGVDRDGVERGQVLCKPKSVLPHTTFEAEAYILTKEEGGRHTPFFANYRPQFYFRTTDVTGMVKLPEGTEMVMPGDNLKFEVELIAPIAMEEKLRFAIREGGRTVGAGVVAKIIK comes from the coding sequence ATGGCAAAGGCAAAGTTTGAACGGAACAAACCGCACGTCAACATCGGCACGATCGGCCACGTTGACCACGGCAAGACGACCCTGACGGCCGCGATCACCAAATATTTCGGTGACTTCAAAGCCTATGACCAGATCGACGGTGCTCCGGAAGAGCGCGCCCGCGGCATCACGATCTCGACCGCACACGTCGAGTATGAGTCGGAGTCGCGTCACTACGCCCATGTTGACTGCCCCGGCCACGCCGACTACGTCAAAAACATGATCACCGGTGCGGCCCAGATGGACGGCGCGATCCTCGTTGTGAACGCCGCTGACGGACCGATGCCGCAGACCCGCGAGCACATCCTGCTCGGCCGCCAGGTGGGTATCCCCTACATGGTCGTCTATATGAACAAGGTCGACCAGGTCGATGACCCGGAACTGCTGGAACTCGTCGAGATGGAAATCCGCGAGCTTCTGTCGTCCTACGAATACCCGGGCGACGATATCCCGATCATCAAGGGCTCGGCTCTGGCTGCGATGAACGGCACCAATCCGGAGATCGGCGAGACCTCGATCCGCGAACTGATCGCGGCTGTCGACGCCTATATCCCGACCCCGGAGCGCGCTGTTGACCAGCCCTTCCTGATGCCGATCGAAGACGTGTTCTCGATCTCGGGCCGCGGCACGGTTGTGACCGGTCGTATCGAGCGCGGCGTGATCAACGTCGGTGACGAAGTCGAGATCGTCGGCATCCGTCCGACCTCGAAGTCGATCTGCACCGGTGTGGAAATGTTCCGCAAGCTGCTCGACCGCGGTGAAGCCGGCGACAATATCGGCGCGCTGCTGCGCGGCGTCGACCGTGATGGCGTCGAGCGTGGTCAGGTTCTGTGCAAGCCGAAATCGGTTCTGCCGCACACCACTTTCGAGGCTGAGGCCTATATCCTCACCAAGGAAGAGGGTGGCCGTCACACGCCGTTCTTCGCGAACTACCGCCCGCAATTCTACTTCCGCACCACGGACGTGACCGGCATGGTCAAGCTTCCGGAAGGCACCGAAATGGTGATGCCGGGCGACAACCTGAAGTTCGAAGTCGAACTGATCGCGCCGATCGCCATGGAAGAGAAACTGCGCTTCGCAATCCGCGAAGGCGGCCGCACCGTTGGTGCAGGCGTTGTTGCCAAAATCATCAAGTGA
- a CDS encoding endonuclease/exonuclease/phosphatase family protein, which translates to MRLSILAVLPLSLLPLPAAAETVLRVMSFNIWGGGVNEDKDVSETVAAIRAAGADIVGLQETRAEPEDCSAESCEATGPSAAEAIAQALGWQWYDQKGGAPALWANAVISRYPIGEASPHELGVRIDVEGRAVWLFNIHLDDEPYQPYQLLGIEYGPAPFLTTGEEAADWARRTRGSGMDLLEKDLNSAAGAAAVFVTGDFNEPSWLDWTGAAMAQGTHPVVVEWPATKRLADLGFTDAYRAVFPDPVAKPAFTWAPRYDEAATDDHPDRIDQLLAKGDGLRVTDAAIIGEDGPRSDIVVMPWPSDHRAVMAEFAF; encoded by the coding sequence ATGCGCCTTTCGATTCTGGCTGTATTGCCCCTGTCCCTTTTGCCGCTGCCCGCTGCGGCCGAGACCGTGTTGCGGGTGATGAGTTTCAACATCTGGGGCGGCGGTGTGAATGAGGATAAAGACGTCTCTGAGACGGTCGCTGCCATTCGTGCCGCAGGCGCGGATATCGTGGGTCTGCAGGAGACCCGGGCAGAGCCTGAGGATTGCAGTGCCGAATCCTGCGAAGCGACCGGTCCCTCGGCGGCAGAGGCAATTGCCCAGGCACTTGGCTGGCAGTGGTACGATCAGAAGGGCGGGGCGCCGGCGCTCTGGGCCAATGCGGTGATCTCGCGCTACCCGATTGGCGAGGCCAGCCCGCATGAGCTTGGTGTCCGGATTGATGTGGAGGGCAGGGCGGTCTGGCTCTTCAATATCCATCTCGATGATGAACCCTATCAGCCTTACCAATTGCTCGGGATTGAATATGGCCCGGCGCCATTCCTGACCACGGGGGAAGAGGCGGCGGATTGGGCGCGGCGGACACGGGGGAGCGGGATGGATTTGCTGGAGAAGGATCTGAACTCCGCAGCGGGCGCGGCGGCGGTGTTTGTGACCGGCGATTTTAATGAACCGTCGTGGCTTGACTGGACCGGGGCTGCGATGGCGCAGGGCACGCATCCGGTTGTGGTCGAATGGCCGGCGACGAAGCGGCTCGCCGATCTTGGGTTCACCGATGCCTATCGGGCGGTCTTTCCCGATCCTGTCGCGAAGCCTGCTTTCACCTGGGCCCCACGTTATGACGAGGCTGCCACGGATGACCACCCGGACCGGATCGACCAGCTGCTGGCAAAAGGCGATGGGCTGCGGGTCACCGATGCCGCCATCATTGGCGAAGATGGGCCGCGCAGCGATATTGTCGTGATGCCCTGGCCCTCGGATCACCGCGCGGTGATGGCGGAATTCGCATTCTGA
- a CDS encoding amino acid ABC transporter ATP-binding protein — translation MSQAQKIPDVAGEVAIEIRKMNKWYGQFHVLRDIDLTVARGERIVICGPSGSGKSTMIRCINRLEEHQSGHIFVDGTELTNDLKNIDKVRSEVGMVFQHFNLFPHLTVLENLTLAPIWVRKIPKKQAEETAMHFLTKVKIPDQALKYPGQLSGGQQQRVAIARSLCMRPRIMLFDEPTSALDPEMIKEVLDTMIELAEEGMTMLCVTHEMGFAQAVANRVVFMDQGQIVEQNAPKEFFSNPQSERTKLFLSQILGH, via the coding sequence ATGAGCCAGGCACAGAAGATCCCGGACGTCGCGGGCGAAGTCGCGATCGAAATCCGCAAGATGAACAAATGGTACGGCCAGTTCCACGTCTTACGCGATATCGACCTGACGGTGGCGCGCGGCGAGCGAATCGTGATCTGTGGCCCTTCCGGGTCGGGGAAATCAACGATGATCCGCTGCATCAACCGGCTGGAGGAACACCAGTCCGGTCATATCTTCGTCGACGGCACCGAGTTGACCAACGACCTCAAGAATATCGACAAGGTGCGCTCCGAGGTCGGAATGGTGTTCCAGCATTTCAACCTCTTCCCGCATCTGACGGTGCTGGAAAACCTCACCCTTGCGCCGATCTGGGTCCGCAAGATCCCGAAGAAACAGGCCGAAGAAACCGCGATGCATTTCCTGACCAAGGTGAAGATCCCCGATCAGGCACTGAAATATCCGGGCCAGCTGTCAGGGGGGCAGCAGCAGCGGGTCGCCATCGCGCGGTCTTTGTGCATGCGCCCCAGGATCATGCTCTTTGACGAGCCGACCTCGGCGCTTGACCCCGAGATGATCAAAGAGGTGCTCGACACCATGATCGAGCTCGCCGAAGAGGGCATGACCATGCTTTGCGTCACCCATGAGATGGGCTTTGCCCAGGCTGTGGCAAATCGCGTCGTCTTCATGGATCAGGGTCAGATCGTCGAACAGAATGCGCCGAAAGAGTTCTTCTCGAACCCGCAATCTGAACGTACCAAGCTTTTCCTGAGCCAGATCCTCGGCCACTGA
- a CDS encoding ABC transporter permease subunit (The N-terminal region of this protein, as described by TIGR01726, is a three transmembrane segment that identifies a subfamily of ABC transporter permease subunits, which specificities that include histidine, arginine, glutamine, glutamate, L-cystine (sic), the opines (in Agrobacterium) octopine and nopaline, etc.), translated as MAFATSRAEASKGGFRLSMLIYDTRFRAITLQVIALVLFLLFIGWLTDNVIRNLDAKGKDINFGFLWVRAGYDIEQTLIPYTNDSTHGRAVIIGLLNTLVVAFFGCILATVVGVAVGVLRLSNNWLISRLMTVYVEVFRNVPLLLWILLTFVVISETMPAPAAFKITPAILESRAALEGLTAQAGGHGLAARLAGLQVSSFAFFLWLLAFIGITGATWQYARSRFDAGKAALITAVPAALWIIAALTVFSPSLSPVLADSEATAIGPTEPAASKFFFDSIALTNRGTNIPAPLLDRPLGGTEIASVPVNFSVLAVLAVIIVSVLANRSVTRRANKLQEETGRRPTTWWISLLILFLPLVLLLTALGLHWELPGFPVNDQGVSQGFNFQGGIQVMHSFTALLIALTLYTSAFIAEIVRAGIQAIPGGQSEAAAALGLRPGRTMKLVILPQALRVIIPPLISQYLNLTKNTSLGIAVSYLDLRGTLGGITLNQTGRELECMLLMMLIYLTISLIISSGMNAFNSAVKLKER; from the coding sequence ATGGCCTTTGCCACCAGTCGGGCGGAGGCGTCGAAGGGCGGGTTCCGCCTTTCGATGCTGATTTATGACACCCGTTTTCGTGCCATCACGCTCCAGGTGATTGCACTTGTTCTCTTCCTGCTCTTCATCGGCTGGCTGACGGATAATGTGATCCGCAACCTCGACGCCAAGGGCAAGGACATCAATTTCGGCTTTCTCTGGGTCCGGGCCGGATATGATATCGAGCAGACCCTGATCCCCTATACCAATGATTCCACCCATGGCCGCGCGGTTATCATCGGGCTTTTGAACACGCTGGTTGTGGCATTCTTCGGCTGTATCCTCGCCACCGTAGTCGGGGTCGCCGTTGGCGTGCTGCGGCTGTCGAACAACTGGCTGATTTCGCGGCTGATGACGGTCTATGTCGAGGTTTTCCGCAATGTGCCGCTGCTTTTGTGGATCCTTCTGACTTTCGTGGTGATCTCCGAGACCATGCCGGCGCCGGCGGCCTTCAAGATCACGCCCGCGATCCTTGAAAGCCGGGCCGCGCTGGAGGGGCTGACCGCCCAGGCCGGTGGCCATGGGCTTGCGGCGCGACTTGCGGGGCTCCAGGTCTCGTCTTTCGCCTTCTTCCTCTGGCTGCTCGCCTTTATCGGCATTACCGGCGCGACCTGGCAATATGCCCGCAGCCGGTTTGACGCAGGTAAGGCGGCGCTGATCACAGCCGTTCCGGCGGCTCTGTGGATCATCGCGGCCCTGACCGTATTCAGCCCCTCGCTCTCGCCGGTTCTCGCAGACAGCGAGGCAACCGCCATCGGGCCGACCGAGCCCGCAGCCTCGAAATTCTTCTTCGATTCCATTGCATTGACCAATCGCGGCACCAATATCCCCGCGCCGCTGCTGGACCGCCCGCTCGGCGGGACCGAAATCGCCTCGGTGCCGGTGAATTTCTCGGTGCTGGCGGTGCTTGCAGTGATCATCGTGTCGGTACTTGCAAATCGCTCGGTCACCCGGCGCGCCAACAAACTTCAGGAAGAGACCGGCCGCCGCCCGACGACCTGGTGGATCTCGCTCCTGATCCTTTTCCTGCCGCTGGTCCTTTTGCTGACAGCGCTTGGCCTGCATTGGGAGCTGCCGGGCTTTCCGGTGAATGACCAGGGCGTGAGCCAGGGCTTCAACTTCCAGGGCGGCATCCAGGTGATGCATTCCTTCACCGCCCTCCTCATCGCACTGACGCTCTATACCTCGGCCTTTATCGCCGAGATCGTGCGCGCCGGGATTCAGGCCATCCCGGGCGGACAATCCGAGGCTGCCGCCGCCCTGGGCCTGCGCCCGGGCCGCACGATGAAGCTGGTGATCCTGCCCCAGGCCCTGCGGGTAATCATTCCGCCGCTGATCAGCCAGTATCTGAACCTCACGAAAAACACCTCGCTGGGAATCGCGGTATCCTACCTTGATCTGCGCGGCACGCTGGGCGGCATCACGCTGAACCAGACCGGGCGCGAACTGGAATGCATGCTCCTGATGATGCTGATTTATCTGACGATCAGCCTGATCATTTCCTCGGGCATGAATGCCTTCAACTCTGCCGTTAAGCTGAAGGAGCGCTGA
- a CDS encoding amino acid ABC transporter substrate-binding protein, with protein MKKSALIGALAASTMLAGAASAATLDDVKARGELNCGVNVGLTGFGMADANGTWVGFDVDLCRAVAAAVLGDPTKVKFVPTTGETRFTALASGEVDLLVRNSTATFTRDVDLKFDFVGINYYDGQGFMVKKDLGVSSAKELEGATVCIQTGTTTELNLADFFKANNMSYTPVTVQDDSEAQRQYLAGACDAYTTDASGLAAGRATMADAENHIILPEIISKEPLGPAVRHGDNVWGDIVRWTYNALLIAEEKGITKANIEEVAGSSTDPEIRRLLGLEGEMGKMFGLDNDWAKRAIAANGNYGEIFEANLGTGTPIGLARGLNALWTQGGLQYAWPMR; from the coding sequence ATGAAGAAATCAGCACTCATCGGCGCGCTGGCGGCCAGCACCATGCTCGCGGGCGCTGCCAGTGCGGCCACGCTCGATGATGTTAAGGCCCGCGGCGAGCTGAATTGCGGCGTCAATGTCGGCCTCACCGGCTTTGGCATGGCGGATGCGAATGGCACCTGGGTCGGCTTTGACGTCGATCTGTGCCGCGCGGTTGCCGCTGCCGTGCTTGGCGACCCGACCAAGGTGAAATTTGTGCCCACCACCGGCGAGACGCGCTTTACCGCCCTCGCCTCGGGTGAGGTCGATCTGCTCGTCCGCAACTCGACCGCAACCTTCACCCGTGACGTTGACCTTAAATTTGATTTTGTCGGCATCAATTACTATGACGGCCAGGGCTTCATGGTCAAAAAAGACCTGGGCGTTTCCTCGGCCAAAGAACTCGAAGGCGCCACTGTCTGCATCCAGACCGGCACCACCACCGAGCTGAACCTTGCCGACTTTTTCAAGGCAAATAACATGTCCTATACCCCGGTCACGGTGCAGGACGACTCTGAGGCGCAGCGCCAGTATCTCGCCGGCGCCTGCGATGCCTATACGACGGACGCGTCGGGTCTGGCGGCGGGCCGTGCCACCATGGCGGATGCGGAAAACCACATCATCCTTCCCGAGATCATCTCGAAAGAGCCGCTCGGGCCGGCCGTGCGGCATGGTGACAATGTCTGGGGCGACATCGTGCGCTGGACCTATAACGCGCTGCTGATCGCTGAAGAGAAAGGCATCACCAAAGCCAATATCGAAGAGGTCGCCGGTTCCTCCACCGACCCCGAAATCCGCCGCCTGCTGGGTCTTGAAGGCGAGATGGGCAAGATGTTCGGCCTCGACAATGACTGGGCCAAACGTGCGATTGCCGCAAACGGCAATTATGGCGAGATTTTTGAAGCCAATCTCGGAACCGGCACCCCGATCGGTCTGGCGCGCGGTCTGAACGCGCTCTGGACGCAAGGCGGGCTGCAATACGCCTGGCCGATGCGCTGA
- a CDS encoding ATP12 family protein — MSAWAPKRFWKETRLAEAGGGFTVHLDGRPIRTPQKAPLIVPTRALAELIATEWEAQQGKIDPESMPATRSANSAIDKLSEQREAVVTMLAAYGETDLLCYRAERPLALVTRQAEVWNPILDWAANSLQAPLAVTAGVVPVAQPAASLARLTAEVAALDNFRLTAFHDLVAISGSLVLALALISGRIDAGQAWEASRLDESWQSEQWGVDEDAAATEVVKRSAFELAWRFYGLCG; from the coding sequence ATGTCGGCCTGGGCCCCGAAACGGTTCTGGAAAGAGACACGCCTTGCCGAGGCAGGTGGTGGCTTCACCGTCCATCTGGACGGGCGCCCGATCCGCACGCCGCAAAAGGCGCCGCTGATCGTGCCGACGCGGGCTCTGGCGGAACTGATCGCCACGGAGTGGGAGGCGCAACAGGGCAAGATCGACCCCGAATCGATGCCAGCGACCCGCTCGGCCAATTCGGCGATCGACAAGCTCAGTGAACAGCGCGAGGCCGTGGTGACCATGCTCGCGGCTTACGGCGAGACCGACCTGCTGTGCTACCGCGCCGAGCGCCCGCTTGCCCTTGTCACCCGCCAGGCCGAGGTCTGGAACCCGATCCTCGACTGGGCGGCCAACAGCCTGCAGGCGCCGCTTGCCGTGACCGCCGGTGTCGTGCCGGTGGCGCAGCCTGCGGCAAGCCTCGCCCGGCTGACCGCCGAAGTCGCCGCGCTGGACAATTTCCGGCTTACCGCGTTCCACGATCTGGTGGCGATTTCCGGCTCGCTGGTGCTTGCGCTGGCGCTGATCTCGGGCAGGATTGACGCAGGCCAGGCCTGGGAGGCCTCGCGCCTCGATGAAAGCTGGCAAAGCGAGCAATGGGGCGTCGATGAAGACGCTGCCGCAACTGAGGTTGTGAAGCGGTCGGCCTTTGAGCTTGCCTGGCGATTCTACGGATTGTGCGGGTAA
- a CDS encoding RluA family pseudouridine synthase — translation MSGVQLIQVTEDDGEQRLDRWLKKRFPHLTQGNIEKMCRTGQIRIEGGRAKAADRVQPGETIRVPPLPAAEAPVREQTKGVSDADAKMIQACVLWKDEHIIVLNKPPGLPSQGGSGQGDRHVDGLTEALKFGYKDRPKLVHRLDKDTSGILLLARTDRIARALSEALRHRLTRKIYWAVVAGVPHPKQGSIKFHLMKAPGRGRGGEGEKMIAIHPAQAKDYPDAKRSQTDYFTLWFLGTRLSWMALEPVTGRTHQLRAHMAEIGHPILGDGKYGGGDMENQGDGWGAGIGGDLSKKLHLHARSIGFEHPITKKEMLFQAPLPDHMKRTWKALDWKEDDVPADPFKTFGGR, via the coding sequence ATGAGCGGCGTTCAACTGATCCAGGTCACCGAAGATGATGGCGAACAGCGGCTGGACCGCTGGCTGAAAAAGCGTTTTCCGCACCTGACCCAGGGCAATATCGAAAAGATGTGCCGCACCGGTCAGATCCGCATCGAAGGCGGGCGGGCAAAGGCAGCCGACCGGGTGCAGCCGGGCGAGACGATCCGCGTCCCCCCCCTGCCCGCCGCCGAGGCCCCGGTGCGCGAACAGACCAAAGGCGTCTCGGATGCCGATGCAAAGATGATCCAGGCCTGCGTGCTGTGGAAGGACGAACATATCATCGTGCTGAACAAGCCACCGGGCCTGCCCTCGCAAGGCGGATCAGGCCAGGGTGACCGCCATGTCGACGGGCTGACCGAGGCACTGAAATTCGGCTATAAAGACCGCCCGAAGCTGGTGCACCGGCTGGATAAAGACACTTCGGGGATCCTCTTGCTGGCGCGGACCGACCGCATCGCGCGCGCGCTTTCCGAGGCGCTGCGCCACCGGCTGACCCGCAAGATATACTGGGCCGTGGTCGCCGGCGTGCCGCATCCGAAACAGGGCTCGATCAAGTTCCACCTGATGAAGGCGCCGGGCCGTGGTCGTGGCGGCGAAGGCGAGAAGATGATCGCCATTCACCCCGCCCAGGCCAAAGACTACCCGGATGCAAAACGCAGCCAGACCGATTATTTCACGCTCTGGTTCCTTGGCACAAGGCTGAGCTGGATGGCGCTGGAGCCGGTGACGGGCCGCACCCATCAGCTGCGCGCCCATATGGCAGAAATCGGCCATCCCATTCTGGGGGATGGAAAATATGGCGGCGGTGATATGGAAAACCAGGGCGATGGCTGGGGCGCGGGCATCGGCGGTGATCTGTCGAAAAAGCTACACCTCCATGCGCGTTCCATCGGGTTTGAACATCCGATCACCAAAAAAGAGATGCTGTTTCAGGCGCCGCTCCCGGACCATATGAAACGCACCTGGAAAGCGCTGGACTGGAAGGAAGACGACGTTCCCGCCGATCCGTTCAAGACTTTCGGAGGGCGCTGA
- a CDS encoding CrcB family protein has product MMHFSGLLALALGGAAGTVLRHLIISLFGAPWAVAAINITGSFLIGLAWIMLSQRLLLGPVVMTGLLGGFTTFSAFSLDTLKLVEAGRMTEALAYVAVSVFLSLFAVFLGVTLARQLS; this is encoded by the coding sequence ATGATGCATTTTTCTGGCCTCCTCGCCCTTGCCCTCGGCGGAGCCGCCGGCACGGTGCTGCGCCATCTGATCATTTCCCTTTTCGGCGCGCCCTGGGCCGTGGCCGCCATCAATATCACCGGCAGCTTTCTGATCGGACTGGCCTGGATCATGCTGAGCCAGCGCCTCCTGCTGGGTCCGGTCGTAATGACCGGCCTTCTGGGCGGCTTCACCACTTTTTCGGCCTTCTCACTCGACACACTGAAACTGGTCGAAGCGGGCCGCATGACCGAAGCCCTGGCCTATGTCGCGGTTTCGGTCTTCCTTTCACTCTTCGCCGTCTTCCTCGGCGTCACTTTAGCGAGGCAGCTTTCATGA
- the yidD gene encoding membrane protein insertion efficiency factor YidD: protein MSPLAFLLSLPVRGYRLLLSPWVGHGCRFQPTCSAYAMEALSRHGGIRGGWLTARRLCRCHPWGGAGYDPVPGADPEFDKMLQKGKSGAKNPPVEGVK from the coding sequence ATGAGCCCCCTCGCCTTCCTCCTCTCGCTGCCTGTACGCGGCTACCGGCTGCTGCTGAGCCCCTGGGTCGGGCATGGCTGCCGGTTTCAGCCGACCTGCTCTGCCTATGCGATGGAGGCCCTGTCGCGGCATGGCGGCATTCGGGGCGGCTGGCTGACCGCGCGTCGTCTCTGCCGCTGCCATCCCTGGGGTGGCGCGGGGTATGATCCAGTGCCTGGCGCTGACCCGGAATTTGATAAAATGTTGCAAAAGGGAAAATCCGGCGCGAAAAACCCGCCGGTTGAGGGGGTAAAATGA
- the rnpA gene encoding ribonuclease P protein component, translating to MTELNRSNSSALVVIPQRKDFLKAASARRQGTSSFLLQARDRRDGDQVTRIGFTASKKIGNAVARNRAKRRMREVARAVLPELGREGWDYVLVARPETTLARGFSDLVSDLREAFASVHRERAPKPPRDPATGPAPPHTGAGQ from the coding sequence GTGACGGAATTAAACAGATCAAACAGTTCGGCGCTTGTGGTCATCCCGCAGCGCAAGGATTTCCTGAAAGCCGCTTCGGCGCGGCGTCAGGGGACATCCTCTTTCCTGCTCCAGGCCCGCGACCGGCGCGATGGTGATCAGGTCACGCGGATCGGCTTCACCGCCTCAAAGAAAATCGGCAATGCCGTGGCGCGCAACCGGGCCAAAAGGCGGATGCGCGAAGTGGCGCGGGCCGTTTTGCCCGAACTTGGTCGTGAAGGCTGGGACTACGTTCTGGTTGCCCGCCCGGAGACCACCCTCGCCCGTGGCTTCAGTGATCTGGTGAGCGATCTGCGCGAGGCTTTCGCCTCGGTTCATCGCGAGCGGGCGCCAAAGCCCCCGCGCGACCCGGCGACCGGGCCGGCACCGCCACACACCGGAGCAGGGCAATGA
- the rpmH gene encoding 50S ribosomal protein L34, with product MKRTYQPSKLVRARRHGFRARMATKGGRLVLAARRAKGRKVLSA from the coding sequence ATGAAGCGCACCTATCAACCCTCGAAGCTGGTTCGCGCCCGTCGCCACGGCTTCCGTGCCCGCATGGCCACCAAAGGCGGCCGTCTCGTGCTGGCTGCCCGCCGCGCCAAAGGCCGCAAGGTTCTTTCGGCCTGA
- a CDS encoding HAMP domain-containing sensor histidine kinase has product MLTVIFVLLADVLIFVPSLARYRADFLLERLRQAQIAVLTQLASDSGVSPELEAELLANAGVYNVVLRRDDIRQLVLSSPVPEPVHADYDLRLSGPWELIRDALATLFDSEHRVVRVIGSPVQEGGQLIEITMPQEPLRKAMLLYAWRLLLFSALISAVMAVLLFLAAQRLIVHPIRRVVLHMKAYAEAPEDARTVIEPSARVEELREAEEMLASMQRQLTGALKQRERLAQLGGAVAKISHDLRNILTTAQLFADRIEGSADPVVARSAPKLVNSISRAVSLCEATLTFGKAEEAPPQLTRFPLAVLVNEVIEGEGLSSGEELQPTALVTSLTDIAPNLSLRADREQLYRVISNLIRNARQAIEATGQAGTIEISAGESDSEWWIRVGDTGPGLPPKAREHLFAAFQGGVRKGGTGLGLAISSELVRGHGGRIELLHSDSEGTEFMIHLPKVALVVDPQQME; this is encoded by the coding sequence ATGCTGACCGTCATTTTCGTCCTTCTGGCCGATGTGCTGATTTTTGTCCCCTCCCTTGCCCGCTACCGCGCTGATTTCCTGCTGGAACGCTTGCGTCAGGCGCAGATCGCGGTGCTGACCCAGCTGGCCTCGGACAGCGGGGTCTCGCCCGAACTTGAGGCGGAACTGCTTGCCAATGCCGGGGTCTATAACGTGGTGCTGCGGCGCGACGATATCCGCCAGCTGGTGCTGTCTTCGCCGGTGCCGGAACCGGTCCATGCTGATTACGACCTGCGACTCTCCGGCCCCTGGGAGCTGATCCGCGATGCGCTTGCGACCCTTTTTGATTCCGAGCATCGCGTGGTGCGGGTGATCGGCAGCCCGGTGCAGGAGGGCGGCCAGCTGATCGAGATCACCATGCCGCAAGAGCCCTTGCGCAAGGCGATGCTGCTTTACGCCTGGCGGCTCCTGCTGTTTTCGGCGCTGATCTCGGCGGTGATGGCGGTGCTTTTGTTCCTCGCGGCGCAGCGGCTGATTGTGCATCCGATTCGGCGCGTGGTCTTGCATATGAAGGCCTATGCCGAGGCGCCCGAGGATGCGCGTACGGTGATCGAACCCTCGGCCCGGGTCGAGGAGCTGCGCGAGGCCGAAGAGATGCTGGCCAGCATGCAGCGTCAGCTGACCGGCGCGCTGAAACAGCGGGAGCGGCTGGCGCAGCTTGGCGGCGCGGTGGCGAAGATCAGCCATGACCTGCGGAACATCCTGACCACGGCGCAGCTGTTTGCCGACAGAATCGAAGGCAGCGCCGATCCGGTCGTGGCACGCTCGGCGCCGAAACTGGTCAATTCGATCAGCCGCGCGGTCAGTCTTTGCGAGGCGACGCTGACCTTCGGCAAGGCCGAAGAGGCGCCGCCGCAGCTGACGCGTTTTCCGCTGGCCGTGCTGGTGAATGAGGTGATCGAAGGTGAGGGGCTGTCCAGTGGCGAAGAGCTGCAGCCCACGGCCCTGGTGACCTCGCTTACAGATATCGCACCGAATCTGTCGCTCCGCGCCGATCGTGAGCAGCTTTACCGCGTAATATCGAACCTGATCCGGAATGCGCGTCAGGCGATCGAGGCGACCGGCCAGGCCGGCACGATCGAGATTTCCGCCGGAGAAAGTGATTCTGAATGGTGGATCAGGGTGGGCGACACTGGCCCGGGCCTGCCGCCAAAGGCGCGCGAGCATCTTTTCGCGGCCTTCCAGGGCGGAGTGCGTAAGGGCGGCACCGGGCTCGGGCTCGCGATCTCGTCTGAACTGGTGCGTGGCCATGGCGGCCGGATCGAGCTTTTGCACAGCGATTCCGAAGGAACCGAGTTCATGATCCACCTTCCGAAGGTCGCGCTGGTGGTCGATCCGCAGCAAATGGAGTGA